The following coding sequences are from one Veillonella rodentium window:
- a CDS encoding bile acid:sodium symporter family protein codes for MQFVHSVNRLFNSYLSWIVLLTAVIAYLLPNLFAWMTPYVAYMLQFVMFAMGLTLTAQVFIDVFKQPLKVILVSVIQFLWMPLAGFLVGIAFNFPPEIAIGFILLGACPGGTASNVMTFLANGNVPLSVSATTVSTLLAPVLTPLFVVLYAGATSSIEIAFMPMFISIIKIVLVPIILGIVLNYFIGVKIEPVKSVCPTIAAIAVLLILAAVTAVNQQRIAETGFIIFIACLVQNLSGYVVTYVVCKLLSIDVSSRRAMQIEVAMQNSALSVSLAMKHFTPQAAVAGAVFSIIHNFTGSIFAGICRKHDDREKLEKA; via the coding sequence ATGCAATTTGTTCATTCCGTGAATCGTCTATTTAATAGCTATTTGTCCTGGATTGTACTGTTAACGGCTGTTATAGCCTATTTGTTACCGAATCTATTTGCATGGATGACACCGTATGTGGCATATATGTTACAATTTGTCATGTTCGCAATGGGATTGACATTGACAGCGCAAGTTTTTATTGATGTATTTAAGCAACCTTTAAAGGTTATCTTAGTTTCTGTCATTCAATTTTTATGGATGCCTCTAGCAGGTTTCTTGGTTGGCATAGCATTTAATTTTCCTCCGGAAATAGCTATCGGATTTATTTTATTAGGCGCCTGCCCGGGCGGCACCGCATCCAATGTTATGACCTTCTTGGCTAACGGTAATGTGCCGCTGTCCGTATCGGCTACGACAGTATCAACCTTATTGGCACCGGTGTTAACTCCATTATTCGTGGTATTATATGCAGGAGCTACGTCGTCGATTGAAATAGCGTTTATGCCAATGTTTATTTCAATCATAAAGATTGTATTGGTTCCGATCATCTTGGGTATAGTATTAAACTATTTTATTGGTGTAAAGATTGAACCGGTTAAATCCGTCTGTCCTACTATTGCCGCTATCGCTGTATTGCTTATCTTGGCGGCGGTTACAGCTGTCAATCAACAACGTATCGCCGAAACGGGCTTCATTATTTTTATAGCTTGTTTAGTACAGAATTTAAGCGGTTATGTAGTGACGTATGTGGTGTGTAAACTACTCAGTATCGATGTTTCTTCTCGGCGCGCTATGCAGATTGAAGTGGCAATGCAGAATTCAGCATTATCCGTGTCTCTAGCCATGAAACACTTCACACCTCAAGCGGCTGTGGCCGGTGCGGTATTTTCTATTATTCATAATTTTACAGGATCTATTTTTGCCGGTATATGCCGTAAGCATGATGATCGGGAAAAGTTGGAAAAAGCATAA